One genomic segment of Theobroma cacao cultivar B97-61/B2 chromosome 6, Criollo_cocoa_genome_V2, whole genome shotgun sequence includes these proteins:
- the LOC18595829 gene encoding 2-oxoglutarate-dependent dioxygenase AOP3, with product MGSESSPNVPFLDFSDEDLKPGTDTWLLACKKVRQALEEYGCFILEYNKFPLELHNQVFAVLEELFDLPTETKMKNRYEKPLNGYVGQIPKLPLHESMGIDNANTLEGTRFFTNLMWPQGNDRFCEYIYKYAKVAAELDQMVTRMIFESYGLDKYSDAYIDTTTYLLRLLKNRAPRENEPNLGFITHTDKSFTTILHQNQVNALEVETRDGTWIDVDFSSPSSFVVIAGDALMAWSNDRVLSPSHRVVMRGNMDRYSLGLFAFNSGTIQVPEELVDEEHPLKYKAFEHLGLLRFYRTDKGYKSKCPIKAYCGV from the exons ATGGGTTCTGAATCATCGCCCAATGTCCCTTTTCTAGATTTTTCcgatgaagatttgaagccagGCACGGACACTTGGTTACTAGCATGCAAAAAGGTTAGACAAGCACTTGAAGAGTATGGTTGTTTCATCCTAGAATATAATAAATTCCCACTAGAACTTCACAACCAAGTCTTTGCTGTACTGGAAGAACTGTTTGATCTCCCAACggaaacaaaaatgaagaacagATACGAAAAGCCCTTGAATGGCTACGTCGGACAAATTCCCAAGCTTCCTCTACATGAAAGCATGGGCATCGACAACGCTAACACCCTAGAGGGAACTCGATTCTTCACAAATCTAATGTGGCCTCAAGGAAATGATCGTTTCTG TGAATATATTTACAAGTATGCAAAGGTAGCAGCGGAGTTGGATCAAATGGTGACCAGAATGATATTTGAGAGCTATGGCCTGGATAAATACTCTGATGCTTATATTGATACAACCACCTACCTTCTCCGACTCCTTAAGAACCGAGCGCCCCGAGAGAATGAGCCTAACCTAGGCTTTATTACTCATACTGACAAGAGTTTCACGACCATACTTCATCAAAACCAAGTCAATGCTTTAGAGGTCGAAACGAGGGATGGTACGTGGATTGACGTAGACTTCTCATCTCCTTCATCCTTTGTGGTCATCGCCGGTGATGCACTAATG GCATGGAGCAATGATCGGGTACTTTCTCCTAGCCACCGAGTGGTGATGAGAGGGAATATGGACAGGTACTCGCTCGGGCTATTTGCTTTCAACAGTGGAACAATTCAAGTGCCAGAAGAGCTTGTTGACGAGGAACATCCATTAAAATATAAGGCCTTCGAGCATTTAGGGCTTCTGCGCTTCTACCGCACAGACAAGGGTTACAAATCTAAGTGTCCTATCAAAGCCTATTGTGGTGTATGA